Proteins from a genomic interval of Candidatus Dormiibacterota bacterium:
- a CDS encoding nuclear transport factor 2 family protein encodes MITDLENLSALDPFFRIIEKGLDGLVDGRHFFDLLDEDVIVDYVISVPGYPRRVVGREAVAELYRTYGATGIVLHSADDLAVHRDREASVVVLEYATHGRVRDTGRAYDNRFVSVITIKDRKVTHWRDYLDPVAVFDALGWPSPRQ; translated from the coding sequence ATGATCACCGACCTGGAGAACCTCTCCGCGCTGGACCCGTTCTTCAGGATCATCGAAAAGGGGCTGGACGGGCTCGTCGACGGCCGGCACTTCTTCGACCTCCTGGACGAGGATGTCATCGTGGACTACGTCATCAGCGTCCCCGGCTATCCGCGTCGTGTGGTGGGCCGCGAGGCCGTGGCCGAGCTCTATCGCACCTACGGGGCCACCGGGATCGTCCTGCACAGCGCCGACGACCTGGCCGTCCACCGGGACCGCGAAGCGTCGGTCGTGGTACTCGAGTACGCCACGCACGGCCGAGTCAGGGACACCGGTCGCGCCTACGACAATCGCTTCGTGTCCGTGATCACCATCAAGGACCGCAAGGTCACGCACTGGCGGGACTACCTCGACCCGGTCGCGGTCTTCGATGCTCTCGGGTGGCCCTCACCGCGCCAGTGA